Proteins encoded in a region of the uncultured Sunxiuqinia sp. genome:
- a CDS encoding PhzF family phenazine biosynthesis isomerase: protein MKLPIFQVDAFAEELFQGNPAAVVPLENWLPDQLMQSIALENNLSETAFFVPMKAGFEIRWFTPKAEVDLCGYATLATAHAIFNEASYPSNKITFGSRSGEKR, encoded by the coding sequence ATGAAGCTTCCTATTTTTCAAGTTGACGCTTTTGCAGAAGAACTGTTCCAAGGAAATCCGGCAGCCGTTGTTCCACTTGAAAACTGGTTACCCGATCAGTTGATGCAATCCATCGCACTGGAGAATAATTTGTCAGAAACGGCCTTTTTTGTTCCAATGAAAGCCGGGTTCGAAATTCGATGGTTTACACCCAAAGCCGAAGTTGACTTATGCGGATATGCGACACTCGCCACGGCACACGCCATTTTTAACGAAGCCAGTTACCCGTCCAACAAAATCACCTTTGGAAGCCGAAGTGGTGAAAAAAGATGA
- a CDS encoding TonB-dependent receptor, with protein sequence MNSRHLILFVLLCILISPRVFAQSNNATIYGVVTGEKGQAVELANISIKNYPIGTVTDRKGEYLLRIPAEKQVTIIFSLLGYLPQEKTIEANAEERIELNLQLQINSEEIGEVQVSRSRKGNGNISRIDPKFTNIMPDASSSGVEALIKTLPGVSSNNELSSQYSVRGGNFDENLVYVNDIEIYRPFLVRSGRQESLSFINSDMVSSIEFSAGGFDAKYGDKMASVLDIKYRKPTEFNGSAAISMLGGNLHVEDISKNKKLSYTGGVRYKTNRYLLGSLDEKGEYNPNFVDLQTYVTYRFSDQFDLSFLGNVSQNNYNFIPQTRETSFGTFETAYNTKVYFEGQEKDKFQTLLGALSANYHPSNELNLKFIASAFQTKEEVNYDILGDYYLNELERDLASKSVGDSILNLGIGTFLNHARNKLEAHVYSFSHKGAYNTTDHLLNWGVKFQLEDIDDRINEWELRDSTGYSMPYSDENVTLARVVTTDNQMQNMRITGHVQDTYAIPINRGELYVTGGLRFHYWDFSSEFLLSPRFAFNYYPDWETNISFRIAGGSYQQPTFFKELKDRDGNINSDVKAQKSTQVVLGSDYLFRAWDRPFKLTSEVFYKNFSHLVPYQVENVQIRYLGDQESTGYATGMDFKVNGEFVSGVQSWASVSLLQTKEDVVGDGHGWIRRPTDQRVNVSLFFQDYFPGNPSYKMHLAAFYGARLPTGPPNSERYMDTYKMPPYRRMDIGFSKILIGPETQHNSKLLSKVKNMWVSLEVLNLLGINNTVSYFWVSSNTGDMFAVPNYLTNRKLNLKLSIKF encoded by the coding sequence ATGAATTCCAGACACCTAATACTCTTCGTACTACTTTGTATTCTTATTTCGCCCCGGGTATTTGCACAAAGTAATAATGCAACAATCTATGGAGTGGTCACCGGCGAAAAAGGACAAGCCGTTGAATTAGCCAATATTTCAATCAAAAACTACCCGATTGGCACGGTAACTGACCGAAAAGGTGAATACCTGCTTCGTATCCCCGCTGAAAAACAAGTTACCATCATATTTTCGCTTTTAGGTTATTTGCCGCAAGAAAAAACAATTGAGGCAAATGCAGAGGAACGAATCGAACTAAACCTGCAACTGCAAATAAATTCGGAAGAAATTGGCGAAGTTCAGGTTTCAAGAAGTCGGAAAGGAAATGGGAATATTAGCCGCATTGATCCGAAATTTACCAATATTATGCCCGATGCTTCGTCCAGTGGAGTCGAAGCACTGATAAAAACATTGCCGGGAGTTTCGTCCAACAATGAGCTCAGTTCTCAATATTCCGTTCGCGGAGGTAATTTCGATGAGAATCTTGTATATGTCAACGATATTGAAATTTACCGACCGTTTTTGGTTCGCTCCGGCCGCCAGGAAAGCTTGAGTTTTATAAACTCCGATATGGTTTCCAGTATTGAGTTTTCGGCTGGTGGCTTTGATGCCAAGTATGGCGATAAAATGGCTTCTGTTTTGGACATCAAATACCGTAAACCGACAGAATTTAACGGTAGTGCCGCCATTAGTATGCTGGGTGGAAATTTGCACGTAGAAGATATCAGCAAAAACAAAAAGTTAAGTTATACCGGAGGCGTACGTTACAAAACAAATCGTTATCTACTTGGCAGTCTGGATGAAAAAGGAGAATACAATCCTAATTTTGTTGACCTTCAAACTTACGTGACTTATCGTTTTTCTGATCAGTTTGATTTGTCGTTTCTTGGAAATGTCTCTCAAAACAACTACAATTTCATCCCTCAAACCCGCGAAACATCTTTCGGCACTTTTGAAACAGCCTACAACACCAAGGTCTACTTTGAGGGGCAAGAAAAAGATAAATTTCAAACATTGCTTGGTGCATTGTCAGCAAACTATCATCCGTCGAATGAACTGAACCTGAAATTTATTGCTTCAGCATTTCAAACCAAAGAAGAAGTTAACTATGATATTTTAGGAGATTACTACCTCAACGAATTAGAGCGAGACCTGGCATCTAAGTCAGTTGGCGATAGTATTTTAAATCTGGGGATCGGGACTTTTTTAAATCACGCACGCAACAAATTAGAAGCGCATGTTTATAGCTTTTCGCACAAAGGGGCATACAACACCACCGATCACCTTTTAAATTGGGGTGTGAAATTTCAATTGGAAGATATTGACGACCGAATTAATGAATGGGAACTTCGTGACTCAACAGGCTATAGCATGCCATATTCTGATGAAAATGTGACGCTTGCAAGAGTTGTTACAACTGACAACCAGATGCAAAACATGCGAATTACCGGACACGTTCAAGACACCTACGCTATTCCAATCAACAGGGGCGAGCTCTATGTTACCGGCGGACTTCGATTTCATTATTGGGATTTCAGTAGTGAGTTTTTGTTGAGTCCTCGCTTTGCATTTAATTACTACCCCGATTGGGAAACCAATATCTCGTTTCGAATTGCCGGCGGTAGTTACCAGCAACCTACTTTTTTTAAAGAACTAAAAGATCGTGACGGCAATATAAATTCCGATGTAAAAGCACAGAAATCAACCCAGGTTGTTCTCGGCTCCGATTATTTATTCAGAGCCTGGGATCGACCGTTTAAACTAACTTCAGAGGTCTTTTACAAAAACTTTTCACACCTGGTCCCCTATCAGGTTGAGAATGTTCAAATTCGTTACTTAGGCGACCAAGAGTCTACCGGTTATGCAACTGGCATGGACTTTAAAGTTAATGGGGAGTTCGTTAGTGGCGTGCAATCGTGGGCCAGCGTTTCATTACTTCAAACCAAGGAAGACGTCGTTGGCGATGGTCATGGTTGGATACGGCGACCAACTGACCAGAGAGTAAATGTGAGTTTATTTTTTCAGGACTACTTCCCGGGCAATCCAAGCTACAAAATGCACCTGGCTGCCTTTTATGGGGCAAGATTACCTACCGGACCACCAAATTCAGAACGTTATATGGACACCTATAAAATGCCACCTTATCGTCGTATGGATATTGGTTTTTCGAAGATTCTGATCGGTCCGGAGACACAACACAACAGCAAGTTACTTAGCAAAGTTAAAAACATGTGGGTCAGCTTGGAAGTACTCAACTTACTCGGTATCAACAATACTGTTTCCTACTTTTGGGTGTCAAGCAACACTGGCGACATGTTTGCTGTTCCAAACTATCTGACCAATCGAAAACTCAACTTGAAACTATCAATAAAATTTTAG
- a CDS encoding YkgJ family cysteine cluster protein yields the protein MAEGLSEHEQLFYNDGYQLGLQAAKNNYAEDDLFQAMAQMYQAIDQLIESLSAMAQKQGIAIHCRKGCDYCCRQAVFANSYELHYLDHFIKKNFSNDQKNQVREKAMAKNKQTSALEEKDMLNFKSPCALLKNGSCTAYEARPMACRIYLSTNVISCIEFYQNPENENNYPALLNFPLMAGRMMNEGFIAALKENGIEIAEFRLEEGLKNVLNG from the coding sequence ATGGCAGAAGGGTTATCAGAACACGAACAGCTTTTTTACAACGATGGCTACCAACTGGGGTTGCAGGCGGCAAAAAACAATTATGCCGAGGACGATTTATTCCAAGCCATGGCGCAAATGTACCAGGCCATCGATCAACTGATAGAATCGTTGTCGGCAATGGCTCAAAAGCAAGGCATCGCTATTCATTGTAGAAAGGGGTGCGATTACTGTTGCCGTCAGGCGGTATTTGCCAACTCCTACGAGTTGCACTATCTCGATCATTTTATCAAAAAGAACTTCAGCAACGACCAAAAAAATCAGGTTCGGGAAAAAGCAATGGCCAAGAACAAACAAACTTCGGCATTAGAAGAAAAAGACATGTTGAATTTTAAAAGCCCATGCGCATTATTGAAAAATGGTTCGTGCACCGCTTACGAGGCTCGACCAATGGCATGCCGCATCTATCTTTCTACCAATGTTATCAGTTGTATTGAGTTTTATCAAAACCCAGAGAATGAAAATAACTACCCGGCACTATTAAATTTTCCGTTAATGGCCGGTCGCATGATGAATGAAGGGTTTATTGCAGCTCTAAAAGAAAACGGTATTGAGATAGCCGAATTTCGTTTAGAAGAAGGACTGAAGAATGTACTTAACGGATAG
- a CDS encoding class 1 isoprenoid biosynthesis enzyme — protein sequence MEILQLTNKFADIWYQTNDSNANFGNPIGRREKKSKEAFVDRFFMSMKKLDEDEISALAEFDWLDEFILTQLQTLFQDAFSYEHEEINLMFSAEMMKSTKAFSKIVRDLDSELPIESVFQACRNVWIMNGLQLILGYPVELTQSIFAYSMLYPYTDNYVDDPSISTLDKYEFSERFANRIAGKPVEAKNEQERKIYHMIELIEGQFDRNDYPEVFESLLGIHRAQTDSMQLQHDTVTPEQALNICLAKGGASVLADGYLVAGKLTDEEKDFLFGYGAYLQLLDDIQDVKEDLEGGLMTTFSLLAKDQKLDSIVYKTYNFGEHVLDHSKEILDRVDLDFKGLLQKSILLFFVESVVVDAQYYSKLFQKELENFSPLSFEYVTRRRKFFIPQKHILLEKLEKHDFLLKEQSKMKEEMLNS from the coding sequence ATGGAAATTCTTCAATTGACTAATAAGTTTGCTGATATCTGGTATCAGACTAATGATTCGAATGCCAATTTTGGAAATCCCATTGGTCGTCGTGAAAAGAAGAGTAAGGAAGCTTTTGTTGATCGGTTCTTTATGTCGATGAAGAAACTAGACGAAGATGAAATTTCGGCTCTTGCAGAATTCGACTGGTTAGACGAATTCATATTGACGCAGTTGCAAACCTTATTTCAGGACGCATTTTCGTATGAACACGAGGAGATTAATTTGATGTTTTCTGCTGAAATGATGAAATCTACAAAAGCATTTTCGAAGATAGTACGTGATCTTGATTCGGAGTTGCCGATCGAAAGTGTATTTCAAGCCTGCCGGAACGTTTGGATTATGAACGGACTGCAGTTGATTTTAGGTTATCCAGTTGAATTGACTCAATCAATCTTTGCATACAGCATGTTGTATCCCTATACCGATAATTATGTAGACGATCCGAGTATCTCAACACTTGATAAATATGAATTCAGTGAGCGTTTTGCTAATCGTATTGCTGGAAAGCCAGTTGAAGCAAAAAATGAGCAGGAGCGGAAGATTTATCACATGATTGAGTTGATTGAAGGGCAGTTTGATCGCAATGATTATCCGGAGGTGTTTGAATCGCTGTTGGGAATTCATCGGGCACAAACTGATAGTATGCAGCTACAACATGATACGGTGACACCAGAGCAAGCATTGAATATTTGTTTGGCAAAAGGAGGTGCATCTGTGCTAGCTGATGGCTATTTAGTAGCCGGAAAGCTTACGGATGAGGAGAAAGATTTTTTGTTTGGCTATGGTGCATACTTGCAGTTGTTGGATGATATCCAGGATGTCAAAGAAGATTTGGAAGGAGGATTGATGACCACCTTCTCTCTTCTGGCAAAAGATCAGAAGCTGGATTCTATAGTATATAAAACCTATAATTTTGGAGAGCACGTGCTAGACCATTCTAAAGAAATATTAGATAGGGTAGATCTCGATTTTAAAGGATTGCTGCAAAAAAGTATCCTGTTGTTTTTTGTTGAGTCGGTAGTTGTCGATGCTCAGTATTACAGCAAATTATTTCAGAAAGAACTCGAAAACTTTTCTCCTTTGTCGTTCGAGTATGTTACGCGCCGACGCAAGTTTTTTATCCCTCAAAAACATATTTTACTAGAGAAGTTGGAAAAACATGATTTTCTATTAAAGGAACAAAGCAAGATGAAAGAAGAAATGCTGAACAGTTAG
- a CDS encoding S9 family peptidase: protein MHKILITLFLFIAIGNPSIAQKKLTIADFHQKNTFSERVVKGLRSSANGLYYTTLENGKRIVKYNYKNGEKVETVFDLDKLENAPIRYFSAYAFSSDETKILLTTDKEKIYRHSFTANYFVWNSTTEELNELSSKGKQREATFSPDGERIAFVRDNNIFIKTLRFGTESQVTNDGKKNEIINGVPDWVYEEEFFDFQERDKPVSTKAFAWSPDSKFLAYIRFDETEVKSYKITMYKGQDPSFSENDQYPGEYVLKYPKAGEKNSTVSVFAYDIKSKTKVEVDLGEETDIYVPRLKWTADANDLAVFRLNRRQNKLDILFANPFTGDTRLFFTEKNDRYVAEEFLDDFIFLPDNDYFVVNSERDGYSHLYLYDRQGFEVRQLTEGEYDVTDFYGFDSKKKIFYYQAAKKSPMQREVYYTSLDGKKQGILSQKDGTNKAVFSSGFQYFINEYTNLTTPKTFSLYNNKGELVRVLEDNSELKSKLAEYNIPQKSFFSFETSDGISLNGWMIKPLNFDKTKEYPVVMTQYSGPNSQKVVDKWSADWFNYLAQEGYVIACVDPRGTAARGENFRKISYMQLGKYESEDQIEAAKHLGSLPYVDKSNISIWGWSYGGQMTLLCMEKGGDIFKAGISIAPVTHYKFYDTVYTERFMRTPKENPDGYNDNAPLTHPEGVTGRLLLIHGSADDNVHIQNTMEMAEALVQANVQFDMAIYTNRNHSIYGGNTRMHLYKKMTDFLNTNLK from the coding sequence ATGCATAAGATTCTCATAACACTATTCCTTTTTATCGCGATAGGAAACCCATCAATAGCACAAAAAAAATTAACAATTGCTGATTTCCATCAAAAAAACACATTCTCCGAGCGAGTTGTGAAAGGGCTTCGCTCATCAGCTAATGGACTCTACTACACAACTCTGGAAAACGGAAAACGCATTGTAAAATACAACTACAAAAATGGAGAAAAGGTAGAAACAGTTTTCGACCTAGATAAATTAGAGAATGCACCGATTCGCTATTTTTCAGCTTATGCGTTTAGCTCCGACGAAACAAAAATTCTTTTAACGACTGATAAGGAAAAAATTTATCGCCATTCCTTCACTGCCAACTATTTTGTTTGGAATTCAACAACCGAAGAATTAAATGAACTTTCGTCGAAAGGAAAACAGCGAGAAGCAACTTTTTCTCCGGATGGTGAACGAATTGCATTTGTTCGCGACAATAATATTTTTATTAAAACGCTGCGTTTTGGAACCGAAAGTCAGGTGACAAATGATGGAAAGAAGAACGAAATTATCAACGGAGTTCCTGACTGGGTTTACGAAGAAGAGTTCTTTGACTTTCAAGAAAGAGATAAACCGGTCTCGACTAAAGCTTTTGCATGGTCGCCCGACAGTAAATTTTTAGCTTACATTCGGTTCGACGAAACAGAAGTGAAAAGCTACAAAATTACAATGTATAAAGGACAAGATCCTTCATTTTCAGAGAATGACCAATACCCGGGAGAGTACGTTTTAAAATACCCGAAAGCCGGTGAAAAAAACTCAACAGTTTCGGTATTTGCCTACGACATAAAATCGAAAACTAAGGTTGAAGTAGATTTGGGTGAAGAAACTGACATCTATGTTCCCCGCCTGAAATGGACTGCTGATGCCAATGATTTAGCTGTTTTCAGATTGAATCGCCGTCAAAATAAACTTGACATATTGTTCGCAAATCCGTTTACCGGAGATACTCGCTTGTTTTTCACCGAAAAGAATGACCGCTACGTTGCTGAAGAGTTTCTAGATGACTTTATCTTTTTGCCCGACAACGACTATTTTGTTGTCAACAGCGAGCGTGATGGTTATTCGCACCTTTATTTATACGACCGCCAAGGCTTTGAAGTCCGACAACTAACAGAGGGCGAATACGATGTAACCGACTTTTATGGTTTCGACTCAAAAAAGAAAATTTTCTATTATCAGGCTGCTAAAAAATCGCCGATGCAGCGCGAAGTCTATTACACCAGCCTGGACGGCAAAAAACAAGGCATTCTGAGTCAAAAAGATGGAACAAATAAAGCGGTTTTCAGTAGTGGTTTTCAATATTTCATCAACGAATACACTAATCTGACTACTCCGAAAACATTTAGCTTATACAACAATAAAGGTGAGCTAGTGCGGGTGCTGGAAGACAATAGTGAATTAAAAAGCAAGTTAGCAGAATACAACATTCCTCAGAAATCGTTCTTTAGTTTTGAAACCTCTGACGGAATTTCACTAAATGGCTGGATGATCAAACCACTCAATTTCGACAAAACTAAAGAATACCCGGTAGTGATGACCCAATACAGCGGCCCCAACTCACAGAAGGTGGTCGATAAGTGGTCTGCCGATTGGTTCAACTATCTTGCACAAGAAGGTTATGTAATTGCCTGTGTAGATCCAAGAGGAACAGCAGCCCGCGGAGAAAATTTTCGGAAAATAAGTTATATGCAACTAGGAAAATATGAATCAGAAGACCAGATTGAAGCTGCAAAACACCTCGGATCGCTCCCCTATGTCGACAAATCGAACATTTCGATTTGGGGCTGGAGTTACGGAGGACAAATGACTCTACTTTGCATGGAAAAAGGAGGAGATATTTTTAAAGCTGGTATCTCAATTGCTCCCGTTACCCACTATAAGTTTTATGACACGGTTTACACAGAACGATTCATGCGCACACCGAAAGAAAACCCCGATGGTTATAACGACAATGCGCCACTAACCCACCCTGAGGGAGTTACAGGACGCTTGCTCCTAATTCACGGCTCAGCAGATGATAATGTACATATACAAAACACGATGGAAATGGCCGAAGCATTAGTCCAAGCCAACGTTCAATTTGACATGGCAATTTACACTAACAGAAATCATAGTATTTATGGTGGAAATACCCGGATGCACCTCTATAAAAAAATGACTGACTTTCTGAATACGAATTTGAAATAA
- a CDS encoding DUF6588 family protein → MILIVYEQKMNLKWIFSDMRKIVILLTIVFSGQIALAQSDVTEFIKAGSVDASKLIQGYLEPFAYSLGDGLNKGWYYTAETHERFGFDFSMSITAVRIPESAKTFDIGKINLQNVYLDDPTNSIAQTVAGAEEWGPKINILQQDATNPGDTLGSFHSPPGIDMDNVPIPMAQLSIGLLPHTDFMFRYVPKLHFNQEGDEEEDVRVGLIGVGVKNSFRDWMPVLKNLPFDAAVFAAYSHIDASTGVDFQLEDYLVNKSFGTPDGYQPDENQELDINTNTMKIGLIVSKKVAFITFFGGVGNSRSKSTVDLLGRYPVAVKIDGNRITEVEEEIDPIKLNYKSSRISLDAGLRMKLGFFNIFGSINKAEYTSLNAGVSLSVR, encoded by the coding sequence ATGATTTTAATAGTATATGAACAAAAGATGAACCTAAAATGGATTTTCAGCGATATGAGAAAAATTGTGATTTTATTAACTATTGTATTTAGCGGACAGATAGCATTGGCTCAATCTGATGTAACTGAATTTATTAAAGCAGGATCGGTTGATGCCAGTAAATTGATTCAGGGTTATTTGGAGCCTTTTGCTTATTCACTTGGCGATGGACTGAATAAAGGTTGGTATTATACTGCTGAAACTCATGAACGGTTTGGATTCGATTTTTCAATGAGTATTACTGCGGTTCGTATTCCAGAGTCGGCAAAAACGTTCGATATTGGAAAAATCAACTTACAAAATGTGTATCTGGATGATCCGACAAATAGTATCGCACAAACGGTGGCTGGAGCAGAAGAATGGGGCCCTAAAATTAATATACTTCAGCAGGATGCAACTAACCCAGGAGATACGTTGGGGTCATTTCACAGCCCTCCGGGAATCGATATGGACAATGTTCCGATTCCTATGGCCCAGTTGAGTATTGGGCTTTTACCCCATACTGATTTTATGTTTCGCTATGTACCTAAACTACATTTTAATCAAGAGGGGGATGAAGAGGAGGACGTTCGTGTTGGTTTGATTGGAGTTGGAGTGAAGAATAGTTTCAGGGATTGGATGCCGGTTTTAAAGAATCTGCCTTTTGATGCTGCAGTCTTTGCTGCTTATTCTCATATTGATGCCAGTACTGGAGTCGATTTTCAGTTGGAAGATTATCTGGTGAACAAGTCATTTGGCACTCCTGACGGATACCAGCCTGATGAGAATCAGGAGTTGGATATCAACACCAATACGATGAAAATAGGTTTGATTGTTTCGAAAAAGGTCGCCTTTATTACATTCTTCGGAGGTGTTGGGAATAGCCGAAGTAAATCAACTGTTGATTTATTGGGGCGCTATCCTGTTGCTGTTAAGATTGATGGAAATCGAATTACCGAAGTTGAGGAGGAAATTGATCCGATTAAGCTGAACTATAAGTCGTCGCGTATAAGTTTGGATGCTGGCTTGAGAATGAAACTAGGTTTTTTCAATATTTTTGGCTCTATTAATAAAGCAGAGTATACTTCGTTAAATGCAGGAGTTTCTTTAAGTGTGCGATAA
- the thrS gene encoding threonine--tRNA ligase produces MIKITLPDNSVREYESGVTGIEIAKSISNRLAKEVLAITVNGSVWDLNRPVTEDANIKLHTWDDREGKETFWHSSAHLMAEAIESYFPGTKFGIGPTVDTGFYYDVDLPEGKQLSEKDLEKIEKKMIELARQKNEIVRQNISKDAAIRMFTEKDDELKQELISELEDGTITLYNQGNFTDLCRGPHLPNTSYIKAVKLTSIAGAYWRGDEKNQMLTRVYGVTFPKQKFLEEYLVMLEEAKKRDHRKIGKEMELFTFSQEVGQGLPMWLPKGAMLRQQLEDFLKKVQKKFGYEQVITPHIGDINLYKTSGHYAKYGADSFQTIKTPAEGEEYMLKPMNCPHHCELYKFKPRSYKDLPVRMAEFGTVYRYEQSGELHGLTRVRGFTQDDAHIYCRPDQLKDEFKKVIDIIFIIFEALNFEDFTAQISLRDPEKPEKYIGSTENWDKAERAIIEAAEEKGLNTVTELGEAAFYGPKLDFMIKDALGRSWQLGTIQVDYNLPERFKLEYIGADDNRHRPVMIHRAPFGSMERFVAVLIEHTAGKFPLWLTPEQAVILPISEKYNEYAENLSNFLNNSDIRTLIDGRNEKIGRKIRDNELKRIPYLLIVGEKEAESGTVAVRKQGEGDQGTMTKEEFADFIQKEVKEQLASFYN; encoded by the coding sequence ATGATTAAAATAACATTACCTGATAATAGTGTTCGGGAATATGAAAGTGGAGTTACTGGAATTGAGATAGCCAAATCGATTAGTAACCGCTTGGCAAAAGAGGTTTTAGCAATAACTGTAAATGGTTCGGTTTGGGATTTGAATCGTCCGGTTACAGAAGACGCCAACATTAAATTACATACTTGGGATGACCGTGAAGGAAAAGAAACCTTTTGGCATTCTTCGGCTCATTTAATGGCAGAAGCTATAGAAAGCTATTTCCCCGGAACGAAATTTGGTATTGGTCCTACCGTCGATACGGGATTTTATTATGATGTCGATCTTCCTGAGGGAAAACAGCTTTCAGAAAAAGATCTTGAAAAGATTGAGAAAAAAATGATTGAGCTGGCGCGTCAGAAAAACGAAATTGTCCGTCAGAATATATCGAAAGATGCAGCCATCCGGATGTTCACTGAAAAGGATGATGAACTAAAACAGGAGTTGATCAGTGAGCTGGAAGACGGAACGATCACACTATATAATCAAGGAAATTTTACTGATTTGTGTCGTGGCCCTCACTTGCCAAATACTAGTTATATCAAAGCGGTAAAGCTAACGTCTATTGCCGGTGCATACTGGCGTGGCGATGAGAAGAACCAAATGCTTACTCGCGTATATGGTGTGACTTTCCCTAAGCAGAAGTTTTTGGAAGAGTATCTGGTTATGCTTGAAGAGGCAAAGAAACGAGATCACCGAAAAATTGGTAAAGAAATGGAACTGTTTACTTTCTCGCAGGAAGTGGGACAGGGCTTGCCAATGTGGTTGCCTAAGGGAGCAATGCTTCGCCAGCAATTGGAAGACTTTTTGAAAAAAGTACAAAAGAAATTTGGTTACGAACAGGTGATTACTCCGCATATCGGAGATATCAACTTATATAAAACTTCGGGGCACTATGCCAAGTATGGAGCTGATTCATTTCAAACTATAAAAACTCCGGCAGAAGGTGAGGAATACATGTTGAAGCCAATGAACTGTCCTCATCATTGTGAGTTGTATAAATTTAAACCACGATCGTACAAAGATTTGCCGGTTCGCATGGCAGAGTTTGGCACTGTTTACCGTTACGAGCAAAGTGGTGAGTTGCACGGCTTAACCCGTGTTCGCGGATTCACTCAGGATGATGCACATATTTATTGCCGTCCTGATCAGTTGAAAGATGAGTTTAAAAAAGTAATTGATATCATCTTTATTATTTTTGAGGCGTTGAACTTCGAAGATTTTACAGCACAAATATCATTGCGCGATCCGGAGAAGCCTGAAAAGTATATCGGTTCAACTGAGAATTGGGATAAAGCCGAGCGGGCAATTATTGAGGCTGCCGAAGAAAAAGGATTAAATACAGTTACTGAATTAGGAGAAGCAGCTTTCTATGGTCCAAAGCTTGATTTCATGATCAAAGATGCATTGGGTCGAAGCTGGCAGTTGGGAACCATTCAGGTTGATTATAACTTGCCCGAGCGTTTTAAACTGGAGTACATTGGTGCTGATGATAATCGTCACCGTCCGGTTATGATTCACCGTGCACCGTTTGGATCAATGGAACGTTTTGTGGCCGTGTTAATTGAACATACCGCAGGAAAATTTCCATTGTGGCTGACTCCCGAGCAGGCTGTTATCTTACCAATCAGCGAAAAGTATAATGAATACGCAGAAAATCTTTCAAATTTTCTAAATAATTCCGATATTCGCACCCTAATTGACGGCCGGAATGAGAAAATCGGTCGTAAAATCCGGGATAATGAACTAAAACGTATCCCGTATTTGTTAATAGTTGGAGAGAAAGAAGCAGAGTCGGGAACCGTTGCCGTTAGAAAACAAGGTGAAGGAGACCAAGGTACTATGACCAAAGAAGAGTTTGCTGATTTCATCCAAAAAGAAGTTAAAGAACAATTAGCATCATTTTATAACTAA
- the infC gene encoding translation initiation factor IF-3, producing the protein MDTGPQHNINQRIRAQQVRLVGENIEEQGVYSLSEALKIADSMELDLVEISPNADPPVCKVIDYQKFLYQQKKKQKEMKAKAVKVVVKEIRFGPNTDDHDFEFKLRHAEKFLKEGAKVKAYVFFKGRSILFKEQGEILLLRFATELEDLGKVEQMPRLEGKRMTMFIAPKKKK; encoded by the coding sequence GTGGACACAGGTCCACAGCATAACATTAATCAACGTATACGTGCTCAGCAGGTACGTTTAGTTGGAGAGAATATTGAAGAACAAGGAGTTTATTCATTGTCAGAAGCATTAAAAATTGCGGATTCAATGGAACTCGATCTTGTCGAAATTTCGCCAAATGCTGATCCTCCGGTTTGTAAGGTTATAGATTACCAGAAGTTTCTTTATCAACAAAAAAAGAAACAGAAGGAAATGAAAGCCAAAGCAGTTAAGGTTGTGGTTAAAGAAATTCGTTTCGGACCGAATACGGATGATCACGATTTTGAATTTAAGTTAAGGCATGCTGAGAAGTTTTTAAAAGAGGGAGCTAAAGTGAAAGCATATGTGTTTTTTAAAGGACGCTCGATTTTGTTTAAAGAACAAGGAGAGATTTTGCTCTTGCGTTTTGCTACCGAATTGGAAGATCTTGGAAAGGTTGAGCAAATGCCGCGCCTTGAAGGGAAACGAATGACGATGTTTATTGCACCTAAAAAGAAGAAGTAA
- the rpmI gene encoding 50S ribosomal protein L35 has protein sequence MPKMKTKSSAKKRFKLTGSGKLKRKHAYKSHILTKKSTKQKRNLTYWGTVDKADEKNVKLMLNMK, from the coding sequence ATGCCAAAAATGAAGACGAAATCCAGCGCAAAAAAACGGTTTAAATTGACCGGCTCTGGAAAACTGAAAAGGAAGCATGCTTATAAAAGTCATATTCTGACTAAAAAAAGCACCAAGCAAAAAAGAAACCTAACCTATTGGGGGACGGTTGATAAAGCTGATGAGAAAAATGTGAAGCTGATGCTTAACATGAAGTAA